From Vigna unguiculata cultivar IT97K-499-35 chromosome 5, ASM411807v1, whole genome shotgun sequence, the proteins below share one genomic window:
- the LOC114185880 gene encoding uncharacterized protein LOC114185880 isoform X2, giving the protein MAATEAPSNEEVYKVPLKVLVDRNENKVLFAEARKDFVDVLRLGIRDMDAIEEQTLDISKREVVDLLKLSFISKNPLTDFVFKKEPRVDDINPINQSWLERGDGSSDEGRKIVVRALVRKSNEKIMLVDAEEDFADFLFSFLTLPLGGVLHMLEGNSSLSCIDKLYKSISELGPDRYLRSQRVKGELANPKCAPLFTISDQILPIGEVSLPVYYCNTFFDGREYRFSLSISARPRYYGYYGYDENARLEITNPKSCIGDSRSGKGFVKGPSMFMVTDDLVVTPMSSISAVSYLNRSLVPLSDLEERVISVGVKEGLAILKASLTSTSALTQGLQQFTKIIKLEI; this is encoded by the exons ATGGCTGCAACAGAAGCTCCATCAAATGAGGAGGTTTACAAAGTTCCCCTCAAAGTTTTGGTGGACAGAAATGAAAACAAAGTTCTGTTTGCTGAGGCAAGAAAGGATTTCGTGGATGTTCTG AGGCTTGGAATCAGAGACATGGATGCTATTGAGGAACAAACTTTGGATATCAGCAAGAGGGAG GTTGTTGATCTTCTCAAGTTGTCGTTTATATCAAAGAACCCTTTGACAGATTTTGTCTTCAAGAAGGAACCACGTGTTGATGATATTAACCCAATAAACCAATCCTGGCTTGAGAGAGGAGATGGATCATCTGATGAAGGTAGAAAGATAGTTGTGAGGGCATTGGTaagaaaatcaaatgaaaaGATTATGCTTGTTGATGCAGAGGAAGATTTTGCagattttctttttagttttctGACTTTACCTTTGGGTGGAGTGTTGCATATGTTGGAAGGAAATTCTTCTTTGAGCTGCATAGATAAATTATACAAGAGCATTTCTGAACTGGGTCCTGATAGATATTTAAGGTCACAGAGAGTGAAAGGGGAACTAGCTAATCCTAAATGTGCCCCTCTATTCACCATCAGTGACCAGATATTACCAATTGGCGAGGTATCCTTGCCTGTTTATTATTGCAATACTTTCTTTGATGGCAGAGAGTATCGTTTTTCTCTTAGTATTTCAGCCAGGCCTCGTTATTATGGTTATTATGGGTATGACGAGAATGCTCGATTGGAGATTACGAATCCAAAGTCCTGTATTGGAGATTCACGCAGTGGTAAAGGATTTGTGAAAGGACCATCAATGTTTATGGTGACAGATGACTTGGTTGTGACTCCAATGTCATCCATTTCTGCTGTTTCTTATCTAAATAGGTCACTAGTTCCTCTCTCTGACTTGGAGGAAAGGGTGATTAGCGTTGGTGTGAAGGAG GGATTGGCCATACTAAAAGCTTCCTTGACCTCAACATCTGCTTTGACACAAGGTCTCCAACAATTCACTAAAATTATTAAGCTGGAGATTTGA
- the LOC114185880 gene encoding uncharacterized protein LOC114185880 isoform X1 has protein sequence MAATEAPSNEEVYKVPLKVLVDRNENKVLFAEARKDFVDVLVSFLALPLGTITRLVGKESNIPPLKIGSLSSLYEGVSHLEEEHLWTQKCKEMLLHPRTSMESYFQPLKLNIDDTHPTEYFLCEDLGCSRKTNGSLLSIFSNQRCSCGKLMNRIVSPENITLENGFVKETASFIICDDLSVLPNVVVTSVNLLQRLGIRDMDAIEEQTLDISKREVVDLLKLSFISKNPLTDFVFKKEPRVDDINPINQSWLERGDGSSDEGRKIVVRALVRKSNEKIMLVDAEEDFADFLFSFLTLPLGGVLHMLEGNSSLSCIDKLYKSISELGPDRYLRSQRVKGELANPKCAPLFTISDQILPIGEVSLPVYYCNTFFDGREYRFSLSISARPRYYGYYGYDENARLEITNPKSCIGDSRSGKGFVKGPSMFMVTDDLVVTPMSSISAVSYLNRSLVPLSDLEERVISVGVKEGLAILKASLTSTSALTQGLQQFTKIIKLEI, from the exons ATGGCTGCAACAGAAGCTCCATCAAATGAGGAGGTTTACAAAGTTCCCCTCAAAGTTTTGGTGGACAGAAATGAAAACAAAGTTCTGTTTGCTGAGGCAAGAAAGGATTTCGTGGATGTTCTGGTGAGTTTCTTAGCATTGCCTTTAGGTACTATTACACGACTCGTTGGTAAAGAGTCAAATATTCCACCACTGAAAATTGGTAGCTTGAGTTCATTGTATGAGGGTGTGTCCCATCTTGAAGAAGAGCATCTATGGACACAGAAATGCAAAGAAATGCTTCTGCACCCAAGGACCTCTATGGAATCTTATTTCCAACCCCTGAAACTCAACATCGACGACACTCACCCCACAGAGTATTTcctgtgtgaggacttggggtGTAGTAGGAAGACAAATGGGAGCCTTTTAAGCATTTTCAGCAATCAAAGATGCAGTTGTGGAAAACTAATGAACAGAATAGTGTCCCCAGAAAATATTACTCTAGAAAATGGTTTTGTTAAGGAAACTGCTTCTTTTATAATTTGTGACGATCTCTCTGTGTTGCCTAATGTTGTTGTAACAAGTGTGAATCTACTCCAGAGGCTTGGAATCAGAGACATGGATGCTATTGAGGAACAAACTTTGGATATCAGCAAGAGGGAG GTTGTTGATCTTCTCAAGTTGTCGTTTATATCAAAGAACCCTTTGACAGATTTTGTCTTCAAGAAGGAACCACGTGTTGATGATATTAACCCAATAAACCAATCCTGGCTTGAGAGAGGAGATGGATCATCTGATGAAGGTAGAAAGATAGTTGTGAGGGCATTGGTaagaaaatcaaatgaaaaGATTATGCTTGTTGATGCAGAGGAAGATTTTGCagattttctttttagttttctGACTTTACCTTTGGGTGGAGTGTTGCATATGTTGGAAGGAAATTCTTCTTTGAGCTGCATAGATAAATTATACAAGAGCATTTCTGAACTGGGTCCTGATAGATATTTAAGGTCACAGAGAGTGAAAGGGGAACTAGCTAATCCTAAATGTGCCCCTCTATTCACCATCAGTGACCAGATATTACCAATTGGCGAGGTATCCTTGCCTGTTTATTATTGCAATACTTTCTTTGATGGCAGAGAGTATCGTTTTTCTCTTAGTATTTCAGCCAGGCCTCGTTATTATGGTTATTATGGGTATGACGAGAATGCTCGATTGGAGATTACGAATCCAAAGTCCTGTATTGGAGATTCACGCAGTGGTAAAGGATTTGTGAAAGGACCATCAATGTTTATGGTGACAGATGACTTGGTTGTGACTCCAATGTCATCCATTTCTGCTGTTTCTTATCTAAATAGGTCACTAGTTCCTCTCTCTGACTTGGAGGAAAGGGTGATTAGCGTTGGTGTGAAGGAG GGATTGGCCATACTAAAAGCTTCCTTGACCTCAACATCTGCTTTGACACAAGGTCTCCAACAATTCACTAAAATTATTAAGCTGGAGATTTGA